Proteins from one Staphylococcus saprophyticus subsp. saprophyticus ATCC 15305 = NCTC 7292 genomic window:
- the purQ gene encoding phosphoribosylformylglycinamidine synthase subunit PurQ, with translation MKFAVLKFPGSNCDRDMYNAALKSDVEAEYVDYRNTSLDGFDGVLIPGGFSFGDYLRSGAMASVAPITEAVKQFAKEGKPVLGVCNGFQILTEIGLLPGALLHNDSHLFVSRNESLRVVNHNTAFTNLYNEDETVVYPVAHGEGHYYCTQDMYDRLEANNQIILKYVNNPNGSFNDIAGIINEQGNVCGMMPHPERAIEPILGTDSGVKLFQAMVNSWREQNV, from the coding sequence ATGAAATTTGCAGTGCTGAAATTTCCAGGATCAAATTGCGACAGAGACATGTATAATGCTGCATTGAAATCAGATGTAGAAGCAGAATATGTAGATTATAGAAATACATCGTTGGACGGTTTTGATGGTGTACTGATACCAGGTGGTTTTTCTTTTGGTGATTATTTACGTTCTGGGGCAATGGCAAGTGTTGCACCAATTACAGAAGCAGTAAAACAATTTGCGAAAGAAGGTAAACCGGTACTTGGTGTGTGTAATGGGTTTCAAATTCTAACTGAAATTGGTTTACTTCCAGGTGCTTTACTACATAATGATTCTCATTTATTCGTGAGTCGAAATGAATCATTGCGTGTGGTAAATCATAATACGGCATTCACAAATTTATATAATGAGGATGAAACTGTAGTTTATCCTGTTGCGCATGGTGAAGGACATTATTATTGTACTCAAGATATGTATGATCGTTTAGAGGCAAATAATCAAATTATATTAAAATATGTCAATAATCCGAATGGTTCTTTTAATGATATCGCAGGTATTATCAATGAACAGGGCAATGTGTGTGGTATGATGCCTCATCCGGAACGTGCTATTGAACCAATTCTTGGTACAGATAGCGGCGTAAAATTATTTCAAGCAATGGTAAATAGTTGGAGGGAACAAAATGTCTAA
- the purS gene encoding phosphoribosylformylglycinamidine synthase subunit PurS — protein MKTIELHITLQPQVLDTQGQALNRAVHDLGYKQVNDIRVGKVLYMTVDEATDEAVHNVVTTLSEKLFANTVIEEYSYKVLEEGEKA, from the coding sequence ATGAAAACAATTGAATTGCATATTACATTACAACCACAAGTATTAGATACACAAGGACAAGCATTAAATCGAGCTGTACATGATTTAGGATATAAGCAAGTCAATGATATCAGAGTTGGTAAAGTACTCTATATGACTGTTGATGAAGCAACTGACGAAGCAGTTCATAATGTTGTAACTACGTTAAGTGAAAAACTTTTTGCTAATACTGTTATTGAAGAATATAGCTATAAAGTATTGGAAGAAGGAGAGAAGGCATAA
- the purC gene encoding phosphoribosylaminoimidazolesuccinocarboxamide synthase: MSLLYEGKAKRIFSTGTSDVLRVEYKDEVTAGNGAKKDFIEGKGRLNNQITSRIFNYLKAKGLNSHFIEQISETEQLVNSVEIIPLEVVVRNIAAGSITKRLGFEKGHTFETPLVEFFYKNDDLNDPLITEDHIKLLQIANDGEIEKLKEAATEINEVLVNLMDKMNLRLVDFKIEFGRTNEGEILLADEISPDTCRIWDKQSDTNFDKDVYREDTGSIIETYQTFLNKLEAL; encoded by the coding sequence ATGTCTTTGTTATATGAAGGAAAGGCTAAAAGAATTTTTTCAACAGGAACGTCTGATGTACTAAGAGTTGAATATAAAGATGAAGTGACAGCTGGTAATGGTGCTAAAAAAGACTTCATTGAAGGGAAAGGACGCTTAAATAACCAAATTACCTCTCGTATATTTAATTATTTGAAAGCTAAAGGCTTGAATAGTCATTTTATTGAGCAAATATCTGAAACGGAACAATTAGTTAATTCGGTTGAAATCATTCCTTTAGAAGTTGTAGTTAGAAATATTGCAGCAGGCTCAATTACAAAAAGACTAGGTTTTGAAAAAGGACATACATTTGAAACACCATTAGTTGAATTTTTCTACAAGAATGATGATTTGAACGACCCCCTTATCACTGAAGACCATATTAAACTACTTCAAATTGCTAATGATGGTGAAATTGAAAAATTAAAAGAAGCAGCAACAGAAATTAATGAAGTATTAGTGAACTTAATGGACAAAATGAATTTAAGATTAGTCGATTTTAAAATTGAATTCGGACGCACAAATGAAGGTGAAATTTTATTGGCTGATGAAATTTCTCCAGATACATGTCGAATTTGGGATAAACAAAGTGATACAAATTTTGATAAAGATGTTTATCGAGAAGATACAGGATCAATTATCGAGACATATCAGACTTTTTTAAATAAATTGGAGGCACTCTAA